In Deinococcus sonorensis KR-87, a single window of DNA contains:
- a CDS encoding alpha-2-macroglobulin family protein, which yields MRQHPKRRLWERSILLAGLLFIGLAPAQSRISMYGGMFRTGQAIDVDVEAPLNTRFTVARVQDPAGMFTATTDPHSPQVPRGAPTRTLQTLRLTRGMGHTLHLGKLPSGVYVLRSGGASTVLLVTRLGLVVKRDQQRALTYTADQTTGQTRAARVWALGGGSTVADQDGLATFKGLAGSDEVYLARYGNDWAVSGASWNSYAAPLVKGYVYTDRPVYRAGQHVEFKAVLRTAGSLAPLAGRSVRVTVLSPFDDEVFRRTLTTTASGSLSAGLDLPQGAKLGEYRFRVQPAGAEGEGQSDIGGTFEVQAYQKPEYAVTLVPSAARAVQGERVRVHLSARYLFGGAVGGARVNYNVTRAPYYPPDFDAESLPPDQQLGGLDYGSDLVIQEETRLDAHGELDLMLPLERDASGRPVSYRIEAEVEDESRRTVSAQTRVIAFPAALNAEASTDRYIYTAGTPIRVALQTRDLDGVPRPAAVTLDLVRQTWEPSGKDWKLSETRLSRAQVRTNATGVLNTTVRTSRGGGFLIRATVKDAKGRVSTSERFVWVLNPGEDWGWNSTDLTVQLNKKRYAPGDTATVLIGNPNPGAAVLVTLEGDRLRRSVVRRGTGAVLTYSFPVTADMAPNISVAAASLGNGQFYSHESRVKVPRPGAELSVSVTPPKPRVAPGEEGRFRVTVRNAAGQGVPAEVALGIVDQAIYLVQRDTAPTMLQVFNAERDNVVGTDSSLNFYFSPGTLAARPAAPMSSAAFAQSKAEDRAAPAAPEAPVTPRQDFKDTMLWIPNLLTDAHGHADVTVKFPDNLTTWVATARAQTQAARFGQGSASTVSTRNVVARLSLPPFLVRGDTVTLSGLVNTTLNTAARGTAKMQLTGLRGRSGAALTSAGAALSLQANGRARSDVQVQASTVGTASVTFTARTSSGNDALTLPLPVKARGYDVTRSAVGSGSAPLTVTVPADATPQTLRLQLTLTPSLLSAVSPALEYLVGYPYGCTEQTMSRFLPALLARENLGAAQLPASVVKDLPAITEAGLARLALFQHDDGGWNFWQWDDSTLEMSAYVTQGLLRAKALGVKVDNAMLDQALTYLKARTADPRERSADRARAYRALAVAGRVTVTHLQAFARRRDLEPYALAETALALHAAGQAQLARDLLDRLKARRTSAQGGALVHWDTPDAQGAGAWDDFWDDNNIQVTAAALEAIATLDPRSPLIPGVSQWLLSTRRGPQWVSTQDTSSVIIAALALKPENSAASRPVTASLDGRTIGRVTVTGTRASALDVPPALLTAGPHTLTLSGAPAGLTAAAQLHYAREPAQLRSDASHGLRLTRRYERLDPVWDAAQTRYTYRRTPLLHAGQLQAVTSGDLVLVTLTVQPDHHSARYLLVSDPVPAGMKALDERSLAIAGLPDPDTYDAESWTSWYAGRDLLDDRVDLYADVLEGLQTMTYVLRAQTPGTFTALPTRAFLMYDPDVQGYGAAATLTVRDRGQ from the coding sequence GTGCGTCAACACCCCAAGCGGCGACTGTGGGAACGAAGCATTCTTCTGGCGGGCCTGCTGTTCATCGGTCTGGCGCCCGCCCAGAGCCGGATTTCGATGTACGGCGGCATGTTCCGGACCGGGCAGGCCATCGACGTGGACGTCGAAGCGCCGCTCAACACCCGCTTCACCGTGGCGCGGGTGCAGGACCCGGCCGGCATGTTCACCGCCACCACCGACCCGCACAGCCCACAGGTGCCCCGGGGCGCGCCGACGCGCACGCTCCAGACGCTGCGCCTGACCCGCGGCATGGGCCACACCCTGCACCTGGGGAAGCTCCCCAGCGGCGTGTACGTGCTCCGGAGTGGCGGCGCGAGCACGGTGCTGCTGGTCACGCGCCTGGGCCTGGTGGTCAAGCGCGACCAGCAGCGGGCCCTGACGTACACGGCCGACCAGACCACCGGGCAGACGCGCGCGGCGCGGGTGTGGGCGCTGGGCGGCGGCAGCACGGTGGCCGACCAGGACGGCCTCGCCACGTTCAAGGGCCTGGCCGGCAGCGACGAGGTGTACCTGGCCCGTTACGGCAACGACTGGGCGGTGTCCGGCGCCAGCTGGAACAGCTACGCGGCGCCGCTGGTGAAGGGCTACGTGTACACCGATCGTCCGGTCTACCGCGCTGGCCAGCATGTCGAGTTCAAGGCGGTGCTGCGAACGGCCGGCAGCCTCGCGCCGCTGGCGGGCCGCTCGGTGCGCGTGACCGTGCTGTCACCGTTCGACGACGAGGTGTTTCGCCGCACCCTGACCACCACCGCCTCCGGGTCACTCTCAGCGGGGCTGGATCTGCCCCAGGGGGCCAAGCTGGGCGAGTACCGCTTCCGCGTGCAACCCGCCGGCGCCGAGGGTGAGGGGCAGAGCGACATCGGCGGAACGTTCGAGGTGCAGGCGTACCAGAAGCCGGAATACGCCGTCACGCTGGTGCCCAGCGCGGCCCGGGCGGTGCAGGGCGAGCGGGTGCGCGTGCACCTCTCGGCCCGCTATCTGTTCGGCGGCGCGGTCGGTGGCGCGCGGGTCAATTACAACGTGACCCGCGCGCCGTACTACCCGCCTGACTTCGACGCCGAGTCGCTGCCGCCGGATCAGCAGCTGGGCGGTCTGGACTACGGCTCGGACCTGGTGATTCAGGAGGAAACGCGGCTGGATGCCCACGGCGAACTCGACCTGATGCTGCCGCTGGAGCGCGACGCCTCGGGCCGTCCGGTCAGCTACCGCATCGAGGCGGAGGTCGAGGACGAGTCGCGCCGCACCGTCAGCGCCCAGACGCGCGTGATCGCCTTCCCGGCCGCACTGAACGCCGAGGCCAGCACCGACCGGTACATCTACACCGCCGGCACGCCCATCCGGGTGGCGCTGCAGACCCGCGACCTGGACGGCGTCCCGCGCCCGGCGGCCGTCACGCTGGACCTGGTGCGCCAGACCTGGGAGCCGTCCGGCAAGGATTGGAAGCTGAGCGAAACGCGCCTGAGCCGGGCGCAGGTCAGGACCAACGCCACCGGCGTGCTGAACACCACGGTGCGCACGTCCAGGGGCGGCGGCTTCCTGATCCGGGCCACGGTCAAGGACGCGAAGGGACGCGTCAGCACCTCCGAGCGTTTCGTGTGGGTCCTGAACCCCGGCGAGGACTGGGGCTGGAACAGCACCGACCTGACGGTGCAGCTCAACAAGAAGCGGTACGCGCCGGGCGACACCGCCACCGTCCTGATCGGAAACCCAAACCCCGGGGCGGCCGTGCTGGTGACGCTGGAAGGCGACCGCCTGCGCCGCAGCGTGGTGCGGCGCGGCACGGGCGCCGTGTTGACCTACAGCTTCCCCGTGACCGCCGACATGGCGCCGAACATCTCCGTCGCCGCCGCTTCGCTCGGGAACGGCCAGTTCTACAGCCACGAGTCCCGGGTGAAGGTGCCCCGGCCGGGCGCCGAGCTGAGCGTGAGCGTCACGCCGCCGAAGCCCCGCGTCGCCCCCGGTGAGGAGGGCCGGTTTCGCGTGACGGTCCGCAACGCCGCCGGGCAGGGGGTGCCGGCCGAGGTCGCGCTGGGGATCGTCGATCAGGCAATCTACCTGGTGCAGCGCGACACCGCCCCGACGATGCTTCAGGTTTTCAACGCCGAGCGCGACAACGTGGTGGGCACCGACTCCAGCCTGAACTTCTACTTCTCACCCGGCACGCTGGCGGCCCGGCCCGCCGCGCCGATGTCGTCGGCCGCGTTCGCCCAGAGCAAGGCGGAGGACCGCGCTGCCCCCGCCGCGCCGGAGGCGCCGGTCACGCCCCGCCAGGACTTCAAGGACACCATGCTGTGGATCCCCAACCTGCTGACCGACGCCCACGGGCACGCCGACGTCACGGTGAAGTTCCCCGACAACCTGACGACCTGGGTGGCCACGGCCCGCGCCCAGACCCAGGCGGCCCGCTTCGGTCAGGGCAGCGCCAGCACCGTGAGCACCAGGAACGTGGTCGCCCGCCTGAGCCTCCCGCCCTTCCTGGTGCGCGGCGACACGGTGACGCTCTCGGGGCTGGTCAACACCACCCTGAACACCGCCGCGCGCGGCACCGCGAAAATGCAGCTCACCGGCCTCCGCGGCCGGAGTGGCGCGGCGCTGACGTCGGCCGGCGCCGCCCTGAGCCTCCAGGCGAACGGCCGGGCCCGCAGCGACGTCCAGGTTCAGGCCAGTACCGTCGGCACAGCGTCCGTCACGTTCACCGCCCGGACCAGTTCAGGCAACGACGCGCTGACCCTGCCGCTCCCGGTCAAGGCGCGCGGGTACGACGTGACCCGGTCAGCGGTGGGCAGCGGCAGCGCGCCGCTGACCGTCACGGTGCCGGCCGACGCCACCCCCCAGACCCTCCGCCTGCAGCTGACCCTGACGCCCTCGCTGCTGTCGGCGGTGTCGCCCGCGCTGGAGTACCTGGTCGGGTACCCGTACGGCTGCACCGAGCAGACCATGAGCCGCTTCCTGCCCGCGCTGCTGGCCCGGGAGAACCTGGGCGCGGCGCAGCTTCCCGCCAGTGTGGTGAAGGACCTGCCCGCCATCACCGAGGCGGGGCTCGCGCGTCTCGCGCTGTTCCAGCACGACGATGGCGGCTGGAACTTCTGGCAGTGGGACGACAGCACGCTGGAGATGAGCGCGTACGTGACTCAAGGGTTGCTGCGCGCGAAGGCGCTGGGCGTGAAGGTCGACAACGCCATGCTCGATCAGGCGCTGACCTACCTGAAGGCCCGAACCGCAGACCCCCGGGAGCGATCGGCGGACCGCGCCCGCGCCTACCGCGCCCTGGCCGTGGCGGGGCGCGTCACCGTGACGCACCTGCAGGCCTTCGCCCGGCGACGCGACCTGGAACCCTACGCGCTGGCGGAAACGGCGCTGGCGCTGCACGCCGCCGGACAGGCGCAGCTGGCCCGCGACCTGCTCGACCGCCTGAAGGCCAGGCGCACCTCGGCGCAGGGCGGCGCACTCGTCCACTGGGACACGCCGGATGCTCAGGGCGCCGGTGCCTGGGACGACTTCTGGGACGACAACAACATTCAGGTCACGGCGGCGGCCCTGGAGGCCATCGCCACGCTCGATCCCCGCAGCCCGCTGATTCCCGGCGTGTCGCAGTGGCTGCTGTCCACCCGGCGCGGCCCGCAATGGGTGAGCACGCAGGACACCAGCAGCGTCATCATCGCCGCGCTCGCCCTGAAGCCCGAGAATTCGGCCGCGTCCCGGCCCGTCACTGCGTCGCTCGACGGGCGGACGATCGGCCGCGTGACGGTCACCGGCACCCGTGCTTCGGCGCTCGATGTGCCCCCCGCCCTGCTGACAGCGGGCCCGCACACCCTGACGCTCAGCGGCGCGCCGGCGGGCCTGACGGCCGCGGCGCAGCTCCACTATGCCCGCGAACCCGCCCAGCTGCGCTCCGATGCGTCGCATGGTCTGCGGCTGACCCGCCGCTATGAGCGGCTCGATCCGGTCTGGGACGCGGCCCAGACCCGCTACACCTACCGCCGCACCCCGCTGCTGCACGCCGGGCAGCTGCAGGCCGTCACGAGCGGCGACCTGGTGCTGGTCACGCTGACGGTCCAGCCGGACCACCACAGCGCCCGCTACCTGCTGGTGTCGGACCCGGTGCCGGCGGGCATGAAGGCGCTGGACGAGCGCAGCCTGGCGATTGCCGGCCTGCCGGACCCCGACACGTACGACGCGGAGAGCTGGACGTCCTGGTACGCGGGCCGCGATCTGCTCGACGACCGCGTCGACCTGTATGCCGATGTTCTGGAAGGCCTGCAGACCATGACCTACGTCCTGCGGGCGCAGACGCCCGGCACCTTCACGGCGCTGCCCACCCGCGCGTTCCTGATGTACGACCCCGACGTGCAGGGGTACGGCGCGGCGGCGACCCTGACGGTGCGCGACCGGGGCCAGTGA
- a CDS encoding LacI family DNA-binding transcriptional regulator, whose product MSRTAKLSDVAHHAGVSVPTVSRVLRGVPNIAPELKARVQHSVTTLGYRPNRLAKSLREQRTNIIGYLSAGTVATFQNILAQGIQDAALEQGYAVITGRGSSVEREIMDAQVFEGSRVDGLIVVPSSDTDPDLESLSTSLPVIEVDRTIGSFSRHAVLLDNRGAIAQAVDHLVQLGHRDLGLKDGYGGAGRPCRHLNAPAGRGGRCRSAART is encoded by the coding sequence ATGTCCAGGACTGCGAAGTTGTCCGACGTCGCACACCATGCTGGGGTTTCGGTTCCCACGGTGAGCCGGGTGCTCCGGGGCGTGCCGAACATCGCCCCCGAACTCAAGGCCAGAGTGCAGCACTCGGTCACCACCCTGGGGTACCGGCCCAACCGCCTTGCCAAGAGCCTCCGCGAACAACGCACCAACATCATCGGGTACCTGTCCGCCGGAACCGTCGCCACATTCCAGAACATTCTCGCCCAGGGCATCCAGGACGCTGCCCTCGAACAGGGCTACGCCGTCATCACCGGACGTGGCAGCTCCGTCGAGCGCGAAATCATGGACGCCCAGGTCTTCGAGGGCTCCCGGGTGGACGGGCTGATCGTCGTGCCCTCGTCCGACACCGATCCCGACCTGGAAAGTCTCTCAACGTCCCTCCCGGTCATCGAGGTGGACCGCACCATCGGCTCGTTCAGCCGTCACGCGGTGCTGCTCGACAACCGGGGGGCCATCGCCCAGGCCGTCGATCACCTCGTGCAGCTTGGACACCGCGACCTCGGCCTCAAGGACGGGTACGGTGGCGCTGGTCGTCCGTGCCGCCACCTGAACGCCCCGGCAGGGAGAGGAGGGCGCTGCCGGTCTGCGGCGCGGACGTGA
- a CDS encoding tetratricopeptide repeat protein — protein sequence MRRFLIFLMAVLVVGSAGWRLSHRSSAPGVPPSVLAAAQARYRAGQFAQAEALASAQLASNTAARQPGDPDLLVLRGLARVQLGDLSHAAADLIEATRLSPNNADAWYGLALARRAQGRLPEGAAAVAQALKLDPSRQEFRQLAVTLPEHFGARTHKPRPAGLVMPFIAQQGHLRFQNGRPIDVRGVNMGVALPGKFPAEFPRGAIWDTWMTQLGALHANVLRVYTILPPDFYQALLRYNLAHPRSPLYVIHGVWTELPANNDFRGRFQDDFRAEMGRVLGVLHGDVDLPARPGHASGRYDADVSRYLLAFIIGREWEPDSVDAFNRLARNDTAAAGPYVQAHGASPMEAWLARSMDWLVSEQMRRYHQLTPVAFTNWPTLDPLRHPSEASPQEEAALRAARGEPKGDPVRKAFGEDVVALDPVHVVATAKNPAGTFASYHAYPYYPDFMNHDAAYRTAPGGNYAGYLRALRAHHGPMPVLISEYGVPSSRSIAHYQMQGQHHGGHSEDEQARMDVDLDRTIRRSGLAGGIVFAWLDEWFKRNWMYLDLERPADSKPRWLNSMDAEEHYGLLATDPAGEPTLCSAASATLPLVNGTDGLHAEATPAALHLAWRTQGTHSEVRLDVHPAPGDEFHVVLDGTSGQVLVNSGYRPFKPRPVGRQTYYLYDPHAQPVPGAPFVPYITLPNIRRIGRDGAVYPAQTDEPGRLRGGGREDPRSHNLTQDFCTVGGWTHLRLPWTLLNVTDPSDHRVQDGRPAAGPRDQTVRISGIGVQLRSGTLNTRGTVTWNDWQLPAYTLREKPLYRALQLAWANSGS from the coding sequence ATGCGCCGCTTCCTGATCTTCCTGATGGCCGTCCTGGTGGTGGGCAGTGCCGGCTGGCGCTTGAGCCACCGCTCCTCTGCGCCAGGGGTTCCTCCCTCTGTGCTTGCCGCTGCACAGGCGCGGTACCGTGCGGGGCAGTTCGCTCAAGCTGAGGCCCTCGCAAGCGCGCAGCTGGCGTCGAACACGGCGGCCAGGCAGCCGGGTGACCCGGATCTGCTGGTGCTGCGTGGCCTGGCGCGCGTTCAACTGGGCGACCTGAGCCACGCTGCTGCTGACCTGATTGAAGCCACGCGGCTCAGTCCGAACAATGCGGACGCCTGGTACGGCCTGGCGCTTGCCCGGCGCGCCCAGGGGCGGCTCCCGGAGGGGGCGGCCGCCGTCGCACAGGCCCTGAAGCTCGATCCCTCCCGGCAGGAGTTCCGGCAGCTGGCCGTCACCCTGCCGGAGCACTTCGGCGCCCGCACCCACAAGCCCCGGCCTGCCGGTCTGGTGATGCCGTTCATTGCCCAGCAGGGCCACCTGCGTTTCCAGAATGGCCGGCCCATCGATGTTCGGGGCGTGAACATGGGGGTGGCCCTGCCCGGAAAGTTCCCAGCGGAATTTCCCCGCGGGGCGATCTGGGACACCTGGATGACGCAACTCGGCGCCCTGCACGCCAACGTGCTGCGCGTGTACACCATCCTGCCCCCGGACTTCTACCAGGCCCTGCTGCGCTACAACCTGGCCCACCCGCGCTCACCGCTCTACGTCATCCACGGGGTGTGGACCGAACTGCCGGCAAACAACGACTTCCGGGGGCGGTTCCAGGATGACTTCCGCGCCGAGATGGGCCGCGTGCTGGGCGTGCTGCATGGCGACGTGGACCTGCCGGCCCGCCCGGGCCACGCGTCCGGCCGGTACGACGCAGATGTCAGCCGCTACCTGCTGGCCTTCATCATCGGGCGGGAATGGGAGCCGGACAGCGTCGACGCGTTCAACCGTCTGGCCCGGAACGACACGGCCGCTGCTGGACCGTACGTCCAGGCCCACGGAGCCAGCCCGATGGAGGCCTGGCTGGCCCGCTCGATGGACTGGCTCGTGAGCGAGCAGATGCGCCGCTACCATCAGCTCACCCCGGTGGCGTTCACGAATTGGCCCACCCTGGATCCGCTGCGGCATCCGAGTGAGGCCAGCCCTCAGGAAGAAGCCGCCCTGCGCGCGGCGCGGGGAGAACCGAAGGGCGACCCGGTGCGGAAAGCGTTCGGTGAGGACGTGGTGGCGCTCGATCCGGTCCATGTGGTGGCCACCGCGAAGAATCCGGCCGGCACCTTTGCGTCGTACCACGCCTACCCGTACTACCCGGACTTCATGAACCATGATGCTGCCTACCGGACGGCACCCGGGGGCAACTATGCCGGCTACCTGAGGGCGCTGCGCGCCCACCACGGGCCCATGCCGGTCCTGATCAGTGAGTACGGCGTCCCAAGTTCGCGCAGCATTGCCCATTACCAGATGCAGGGTCAGCATCACGGTGGCCACAGCGAGGACGAGCAGGCCCGCATGGATGTGGACCTCGACCGCACCATCCGCCGGAGTGGCCTCGCGGGCGGCATCGTGTTCGCGTGGCTGGACGAATGGTTCAAGCGCAACTGGATGTACCTGGACCTGGAGCGCCCGGCGGACAGCAAGCCGCGCTGGCTGAACAGCATGGACGCCGAGGAGCATTATGGCCTGCTCGCCACCGACCCGGCGGGCGAACCGACCCTGTGCAGCGCGGCCAGCGCCACCCTGCCGCTGGTGAACGGCACAGACGGCCTGCACGCCGAGGCGACGCCGGCCGCGTTGCATCTGGCCTGGAGGACGCAGGGCACACACAGTGAGGTGCGGCTCGACGTGCATCCGGCACCGGGAGACGAGTTCCACGTGGTGCTGGACGGTACCTCCGGGCAGGTGCTCGTCAACAGCGGCTACCGTCCGTTCAAGCCGCGGCCGGTGGGCCGGCAGACGTATTACCTCTACGACCCGCACGCCCAACCCGTGCCGGGCGCCCCCTTCGTTCCGTACATCACGCTGCCGAACATTCGCCGGATTGGCCGGGATGGCGCCGTGTATCCCGCGCAGACGGATGAGCCGGGCCGGCTGCGTGGCGGGGGAAGGGAAGATCCCCGCAGCCACAACCTGACGCAGGACTTCTGCACCGTTGGGGGCTGGACGCACCTGCGGCTTCCCTGGACGCTGCTGAACGTCACCGACCCCTCCGACCACCGGGTCCAGGATGGCCGCCCCGCCGCTGGCCCCCGGGATCAGACGGTGCGCATTTCCGGCATCGGCGTGCAGCTGCGCAGCGGTACGCTCAACACGCGCGGCACCGTCACCTGGAATGACTGGCAGTTGCCAGCCTACACGCTCCGCGAGAAGCCGCTGTACCGTGCCCTGCAACTGGCCTGGGCGAACAGCGGATCCTGA
- a CDS encoding HD domain-containing phosphohydrolase, producing MKALDLLETLPVMLWTARADGVWTHVNPRWSAYTGLDGHTPGFGFESALHPDDVAATVTRWTEAVQTGRPYRAEYRLRRSDGLYRWHLTHGVRAPQPDHDVVWTGACTDIHDQKLAEHEVLAAREAAVRALGLALEARDQETKGHTDRVTALALRLAQATGLQRDDCDTLRLGAYLHDIGKITVPDHILLKPGRLTPDERLEMQEHVVAGARFSAALGFLAAEVLEVIHSHHERWDGSGYPAGLVGNQIPLLARIFALADVYDALISERPYKPAWAAQDALAELSAQAGRQFDPDLTRLFVELMTHPQPEGDPPRRPQEQARQTHVLEEHVRARALHEAEVSVLITDAEQRLVYVNPAFSRVTGYEPAEVLGRTPRFLQGPETDLEDKRALREAIAAGRPVHQLILNYSRSGQKLWFEMHLTPLFVQGQLAYFLAVQNDCSDRIVEQQRLEWNATHDSLTGLLNRASLQQPLLTAGPCALVFIDLDNLKGINDRHGHVAGDEALRQVAQALRSRAPAGSQIFRLGGDEFLAVVPVETEAEATRWIDQLRLALTSVETRDGGLTGSFGCALYPSEGQDLWKLMGLADERMYVEKLEHNNRRASTHLRAGDHP from the coding sequence GTGAAGGCGCTCGACCTGCTGGAAACCCTGCCGGTCATGCTGTGGACCGCACGGGCCGATGGGGTCTGGACCCACGTCAATCCACGCTGGTCGGCGTACACCGGCCTTGACGGCCACACGCCCGGATTCGGGTTTGAGTCTGCCCTGCATCCGGACGACGTGGCGGCGACGGTGACGCGCTGGACCGAGGCGGTCCAGACCGGCCGGCCCTACCGCGCCGAGTACCGCCTGAGGCGCTCCGACGGCCTGTACCGCTGGCACCTCACGCACGGCGTCCGCGCGCCTCAGCCGGACCACGACGTGGTCTGGACGGGGGCGTGCACCGACATCCACGATCAGAAGCTGGCCGAACACGAGGTCCTGGCAGCGCGGGAGGCGGCCGTACGGGCGCTGGGTCTGGCCCTGGAAGCCCGGGATCAGGAAACCAAAGGGCACACCGACCGGGTCACCGCACTCGCCCTGCGCCTCGCCCAGGCCACGGGTCTGCAGCGGGACGACTGCGACACCCTGCGCCTGGGCGCGTACCTGCACGACATCGGGAAGATCACGGTGCCGGACCACATTCTGCTGAAGCCTGGCCGCCTGACCCCTGATGAACGCCTGGAGATGCAGGAGCACGTGGTTGCAGGCGCACGCTTCTCGGCCGCCCTGGGCTTTCTGGCCGCGGAGGTGCTGGAGGTGATCCACAGCCACCATGAGCGGTGGGACGGCAGCGGGTACCCGGCGGGTCTCGTCGGCAATCAGATTCCGCTGCTGGCCCGGATCTTCGCGCTGGCTGACGTGTACGACGCGCTGATCAGCGAGCGCCCGTACAAACCGGCCTGGGCCGCTCAGGACGCGCTGGCGGAACTGTCGGCGCAGGCCGGCCGGCAGTTCGACCCGGACCTCACCCGGCTGTTCGTTGAACTGATGACCCACCCGCAGCCGGAGGGTGACCCGCCCCGGCGCCCGCAGGAACAGGCGCGCCAGACGCACGTCCTGGAGGAGCACGTCCGGGCGCGGGCGCTGCACGAGGCGGAGGTCAGTGTCCTGATCACGGACGCCGAGCAGCGGCTGGTGTATGTCAACCCGGCGTTCAGCCGCGTCACCGGCTACGAACCGGCGGAGGTGCTGGGGCGCACTCCCCGCTTCCTCCAGGGGCCGGAGACGGACCTGGAGGACAAGCGGGCCCTGCGGGAGGCGATCGCTGCCGGACGGCCGGTCCATCAGCTGATCCTGAACTACAGCCGGTCCGGTCAGAAACTGTGGTTCGAGATGCACCTCACGCCCCTGTTCGTGCAGGGCCAGCTCGCGTACTTCCTGGCGGTTCAGAACGACTGCAGCGACCGCATCGTGGAGCAGCAGCGGCTGGAATGGAATGCCACCCATGATAGCCTCACCGGGCTGCTGAACCGCGCCAGCCTCCAGCAGCCGCTGCTGACTGCGGGTCCATGCGCCCTGGTGTTCATCGACCTCGACAACCTCAAGGGCATCAACGACCGCCACGGGCACGTGGCAGGTGATGAGGCGCTCCGGCAGGTGGCTCAGGCGCTGCGCTCCCGCGCTCCGGCCGGCAGTCAGATCTTCCGGCTGGGTGGGGACGAATTCCTGGCGGTGGTGCCGGTGGAGACTGAGGCGGAGGCGACGCGCTGGATCGACCAGTTGCGGCTGGCCCTGACCAGCGTCGAAACCAGGGACGGCGGCCTCACGGGAAGCTTCGGGTGTGCCTTGTATCCGAGTGAAGGTCAGGACCTGTGGAAACTGATGGGCCTGGCGGATGAGCGGATGTACGTGGAGAAGCTCGAACACAACAACCGCCGGGCCTCCACCCACCTGCGCGCCGGTGATCACCCGTGA